One Thunnus thynnus chromosome 18, fThuThy2.1, whole genome shotgun sequence genomic region harbors:
- the si:ch211-22i13.2 gene encoding protein FAM133, with protein MSTKAECRVSSSSSRTDERRRSSSRGREKKKRKRSRSRSSSSSSSTSSSSSSSSSSSSSSSSSGSSHSSSRSRSSSSSRDRSKSRKQSKKRKKEKQPKKKGKKEKRHKRKKDKKSKGGEENSGPVQISKYLKERKKGKYSMISGKKIKMKVKKSKKDKQRDKNRAELLEFLNSTL; from the exons ATG TCAACAAAAGCGGAGTGCAGAGTATCCAGTTCCAGCTCCAGAAcagatgaaaggaggagatCAAGCAGCAGAG GACGAGAAAAAAAGAAGCGGAAACGCAGCCGTAGCAGATCTTCCTCGTCATCCTCTTCCACTTCATCGTCGTCATCTTCGTCATCTTCATCCTCGtcgtcctcttcctcatcaGGCTCGTCACACTCATCCAGCCGCAGTCGGAGTAGCTCCAGCAGTCGTG acCGCAGTAAATCCAGAAAGCAATctaagaagaggaaaaaggagaaacaacccaaaaaa aaagggaagaaagagaagaggcaTAAACGTAAAAAGGACAAGAAATccaaaggaggagaagaaaactCAGGACCTGTACAGATCTCCAAG tacttgaaggagaggaagaaaggcaAGTACAGTATGATCTCAGGAAAGAAGATAAAGATGAAAGTAAAGAAGTCAAAGAAAGATAAACAG CGGGACAAAAATCGAGCAGAACTTCTCGAGTTCTTGAACTCTACTCTGTGA